In the genome of Nonomuraea sp. NBC_00507, the window AGTTCGTCCTCGGGCAGTCCCAGATCGACCCTGATCCGGTAGCGCGTACGCAACGCCGCCACATGCTCAGGATCGCTCTCGTCGGACCCCAGCGCGGCCTGGGTGGCCCACTCGAGCCCGCCCTGCAGATCCCCGTACGCCACCAGCGTCTCGGCGATCGTGTGTGCGGTTGCCGTGGAAACGCCGCCCTCGGCGCGTATCCTCTCGATGACCTCCCTGGCCTCATCGGCCCTGTCGAGCTCGAAGAGCGTATCGGCGATTCCGGCACGCGGGTCGAAACCCGCATCGCCACCATCCTCGACCGCGCGCTGGAAACACTCCATCGCGCGCACGGGCTGGCCCGCCGCTCGCCACTCCTCGGCGGCGAGGACAAGGATGGACGCCCTGGAGACGTCGCCGGAGGAGTAGTCGAGCGCGACGTCGTAAAGCCGACTGGCCAGGGAACTGTGGTCGTCGGCCAGCAGGGCCTGCTCAAGCAGACGATCAAGGTGCTCACGGGTCACATGCGCCACACCGCGAGACTACCGAGCCACCCGCGGCTTTGCCCGGTCAATGCACATCGCCGGTCCGTGCGAAATTCGGTAACGTCTCGTCAAACCATGCTTACAGTGCGCGTGTATATGCAGGTAGCAGGGCATATATCGGTTGCTTTGCGCCTAGCGAGCGGAAGGGGCTGTGATGGGCATGTCCAAGCAGATGACCTTCGCGCTGGCCTGTACGGTCGTACTGTCGGCTCTCATTCCGGGCGTGGCCGGCTATCTGTCGGCCCGGCTGGAGGCCATCGAGGCCGCGGAACGTAACCTGCGGGCCCTGGAAGCCAGGCTGGATCTCCGTGAGGCCCGCGACGCGCGCCCGGTGGCGTTCCCCGGGCCGTGCGTGCGCACGCCTCCCACGCCTCGGTTCCAGGAGGTGCCGGCGACCGCGCTCAGCGATCACAAGCACGGGCACGCCGAGGTGCCGGACTGGCTGCCAGGGCTGCTGAAGGAGGTCGCGAACGCCATCGACGACTGAGCGCACGCTCACCGCGCGCCCAGCCGGGCCTGCAGGCCGTCGAGGACCGTCTGGAGGCCGAACTCGAAGCTCTCGTCCTGGCCGTCATCGCCCAGGGCGTCCAGGCGGGCCCGCAACCTCGGGAACTGCGCGGCGATCTCGGTGATCCACGCCGTATCCGCCCGTACCTGCTCCTCCACGTCTCCACCGGCCCGGCGGAGTCGCCGGCGCCAGGCGGCGTCGGACGCCGCGCCGAGCGCCTGGCCGAGGGCGAAGACGAACACGACGTTCATCGCCCAGTCCACCTGCCGGCCGGCGAACCCGGCCGCCTCGTAGACCCCGATGAGGTGGTCGTCGTGGCGGGCCTTGCCCGGGCCGTAGATGGAGTAGAGGCTCATGGCCGTCACCAGCCACGGATGCCTGACGACCATCGAGTGAAGGTTGCGGGCCATAACGGCGGCGGCCTCCCGCCAGCCCACCCCGGCCGGGTCGGGTAGCTCGATCTCGCTCCACACCTCGTCGGCGGCCAGCACGACGAGCTCGTCCTTGCTCTTGACGTGCCAGTAGACCGCCGTGGCGGCGGAGCCGAGCCAGGTGCCGAGGCGCCGCATGTTGAGCCCCTCCACGCCCTCGGCGTCCAGGACCTCGACCGCGGCCCGGATGATCTGCTCCCTGGTCAACGTGTCACGCGGCATGCGCCAAGAATAGGCCTCTTGAACAAAGTTCAAATAGTGCCTGCACTTAGTGCAAGTACCGGCTAGGGTCGTTCTTGCACAAAGTTCAAGTCCACTGTACGCACGTCACACAGAGGAGCGCGCCATGAAAGCCGACACCTCGATCAAGCGCCCGCGCAGTGTCGTCCTGGCCGCAACGCTGCAGTTACTGAGCGCCGTGCCGTTCGTGCTCGGGACCTACGTCGTCCTCGTCCACGGCACCGGCGCGCAGGCGGCGGCCGAGGCGGAGGTCGCCCGCCAGGGCCTGCCGCCCTCAATCCTGGCCGAACACGGCATCAGCTTCGGCTCGAACACGGCGGAGCTGCCGTTCACCGTCGCGATCGTGCTGATCCTGGCGATGCTGGCCCTGCTCAACCTGAACGGCAAGCGCCTCGGCCGCGTCCTGTCCTGGATCTTCCAGCCGATCCTCTTCGTGGCCGGCGCCATCATCGTCCCCCGCCAGGTGTGGGTCACCCCACTACTGGAGTCCACCTTCAAGAGCGACCCGGTGCTCGCGCGCATCGACGTTCCGGCCCTGGTGGACGCGGCGTTGCAGGCCATGCCGGGCTGGCTGCTCCACGCGAACGTCGGCAAGCTCGCGCTCACGACCCTGGGCTCGGCGCTCGTCATCGTCCTGCTCGCACTCCCGTCGGCGCGGGCGTACTTCCGCGGCAAGGCCCTATGACGGTGGCGACCAGGATTTCAGCTGACGGGACAGGAAGCCGCGGATCAGCTGCTTGGCGGCGTCGATGATCTCGGGAGCGCCGTCGGGATCGCGGCGGAAGGCCAGCTTCAGCACGGCGTCCCCGGCCTCGACGGCCACCAGCACTGCCAGGTCCAGCTCTGGGCAGTCGGCCAGCCCGAACTCCTTCAGGAACAGCCCGCGCAGCCGTCCCGCGATCACCGTATTGTTGTCGGAGTCGGAGTCGAGCATGTTGAGGTCGACGGCGTCACCGAAGTGCAGGCTCTTGAAGCCGGCGACGGTCCTGTGCATGTCGACGTATTCGTCGATGATCGCGTCGACCGCCTCCCACCAGCCGCGATGGTCCTCCTCCAGGAACCGGCGGTCCACCCTGCGGACGAACTCCTCGACGTTGCGCCGGGTGACCTCTTGGGTGATGGCCCGCTTGTCGGGAAAGAACTGGTAGACCGACCCGATCGCCACGTCCGCCCGCTCGGCTATGCGGGTGGTGGACAGGGCCTCGTATCCGGTCTCGTCGAGCAGCTCGGCACAGGCGTCGAGCATGCGCTCGACGCGCCGCGCGCTGCGGCGCTGTGCGGGCTGCCGCCTCAGAGTTTGGGGCTGGGCACAATCGTCATCCATCTGCGGCGAAGACACGGATTCATCTTCTCCCCTACGGGCGATCGTTACCTGCAAATTTATGGATTTCTTGCGGCTCCACCGAGCCGCGCCAGCCGGCGCATCGCCCGCGGCGAAATCCTGGACAGCACGTAGCCTATTTTGCCTTCCAGATTGACCGCTACGACCGCCTGATTCCGGTGTACGGCCCGCAGAATGTGGGCGGCCACCCGCTCGGGCGGGTAGCGGCGCCGCGCCAGCCCGCGTACGGCCTCCTCGCGCAGGTCCCGCCCCACGTACGTGGCATGCTGCGCCAGAGGCGTGGACACGAAGCCGGGGCAGATGGCGCTGACGCCGATCCCGTGCCCGGAGAGTTCGGCCCTCAGGCAGTCGCTGAGCATCTTCACGGCCGCCTTCGAGACCGAGTACGCGGGCAACATCCTGGACGGCGCGAACGC includes:
- a CDS encoding TetR/AcrR family transcriptional regulator; protein product: MPRDTLTREQIIRAAVEVLDAEGVEGLNMRRLGTWLGSAATAVYWHVKSKDELVVLAADEVWSEIELPDPAGVGWREAAAVMARNLHSMVVRHPWLVTAMSLYSIYGPGKARHDDHLIGVYEAAGFAGRQVDWAMNVVFVFALGQALGAASDAAWRRRLRRAGGDVEEQVRADTAWITEIAAQFPRLRARLDALGDDGQDESFEFGLQTVLDGLQARLGAR
- a CDS encoding TetR/AcrR family transcriptional regulator, with translation MDDDCAQPQTLRRQPAQRRSARRVERMLDACAELLDETGYEALSTTRIAERADVAIGSVYQFFPDKRAITQEVTRRNVEEFVRRVDRRFLEEDHRGWWEAVDAIIDEYVDMHRTVAGFKSLHFGDAVDLNMLDSDSDNNTVIAGRLRGLFLKEFGLADCPELDLAVLVAVEAGDAVLKLAFRRDPDGAPEIIDAAKQLIRGFLSRQLKSWSPPS